The Triticum urartu cultivar G1812 unplaced genomic scaffold, Tu2.1 TuUngrouped_contig_10502, whole genome shotgun sequence genomic interval CTTCTACCAGCATTTAAACACGAAGGAAGGCAAAAGGGACTTCTATATGGCCAAGATCCaagagaggaagacgagggatGTCAACCAAGTCAAATGAGAGCTCTACCATTGAACTAGACAAACTCCCTTTGACAATACCAACAGATGTTTTGTGCGAAGAATCTAGGAGTCGAAGGTTGGGGAAGCTATCACATTGTTTCTTTCTGGACCCAACTAACATGGATCTGGAGAATGTAGTGAAGGCCGCTTTCCCTAATGGCAAGCACAGGAAGTGCATTAAGCAACTTACCACAAGCTTGGTTGGGGAATTCCTTGGTAAAGTATGGCCACATGTGGGCTGCAGCTAGGGCATATGAAAAAGATAAATTTGATAACCACATGGCCAAGATATTTGCAGCAAGCAAAGGTAGCAGTATACCTACTACAACACCACAATTTACTATGGATGAGGTTCATTTCTAGCCCTTGCACAAGTGATTCATTCATTTTTATGCTCTTGTTGCAAACATTTAATCGCTCTTGAATTTTTAGGTGTGGGGTTATCCCAAATATTAAGTGTGACTGCATAACTAATAATCTTGCTGAGACCTTAATTCTTGGCTGAGGGATATAAAGGATTTGCCTATTGTTCATCTAGTTGATACTTGATAAGTCAAGTTTTAATTAATTATGTTACTTTTTAAGCAGAGGAGAGCAAGGTAAAAGGTAAAATACTACCTGCTATCATACAAGAGTTAATGTCTATCCTAGAGTAATAGGCCATCGTAAGCCGCATGGATCCAGCAAGTGGAGTGCCAAGGTCAAAGATACTACAAAAAATGACCTTCAACATGTAGTTAAGTGTCTTACACATGAATGAACTTGCCTAGAATGGCAGCACATGGGCAAGCCATGTTGACATGCATTGGTTGTGTTAGTTCACCAAAAAATAGATGTTGAAATAAAAGGTTGACAACCAACTTTGGGTATATGATCTAAGGCCTCAGGACTAAAGTCAACCAGCTTACAATAAAGAGATGTTGGAATTAAAAAAAACTACTTCGGAAATAAATACTTGGGACTTCTACTCTCTTTTAACTAACATAGTAACACTCTACTAAAGCATCAGCTACATTGCATACTGCTAAAAAATAATGCACATTCAGCCTCAAGCTTTTAATCAATTAGCTAAATGTTGTCAAATATCCTATAAATCAACTGGAACGTGGTAGGAAAGAGATTCGCATCACTTACTCTCATCACGGTCAGTAACACGACATAATTTTCGAAGAGCAAAGCTTCTTTTGTATATAGCACCATCCCGGTGGCTGCTGTTCTTAAAGATGAAAGTCGATCTTACATTGTCCGCGGGATGTCTAACAAGGACCTCCTTGGTTCCCCACCTCTTTTCTTCTCTACTTATCCCTTCGGTGATGTGGCAGAGCCAATTCGGTTTACCCCATTTCTTCTTGTCTTTTACTCCCATGATGTTCCGGGCCATGATCCAGAATTGATAAGCAGATCTATCACCAAAGAGCAATTAGAATTCGGCTAAAATAAGATACGTGGATTGAAATTGTAATCATACTACTCCAATCGTTTCACTATATATGTCCCCATTCTTGGGaacctccgttccaaaatatctatccattcagcaaaaaagaaaaataagagTGTAGTTGCAGTTTTTTCCAATCTTTCCCCTTGCTTAAGTGCTTTGATATTGGTTGGCAGCCGTATGGTGGGACGAGGACAGATGTATTGAAACAAAAATCATTCAAACAAATGTTGaggaggaaacccttcaaaataATATAACTGCAAGGACGAATAAGAGTTCAAAGGCCCAAAGTTCAACGTTTGTCTCAATTCAGCGCCAAAAATATCCACAAGATAAAGACGCACCGGGGAACATGGTCCAGATTTCGCCACGAGTGGAGCATCTTGTTGCTCAAGTTTCGGAGGACCCAATCGAGGAGAAGCAGAGGTGATACAGAGAGGAGGGCAGCAATTTGGGGACGGACGAGGCCGCGCGGTGGAGCGACTGGGCGCTCGTTTGGATGGTGCGGAAAGGTTGGCagaaaaaaattagggttcggaaATCGGAACTGGGGACGCGGAATGCGCGAGGCTTCGACCAATCAGGCCATCCACCTCGTCCGTTCTTTCTTTCCGCTCGATACAGCCGGTACGGGTACGGCCAGTACATGGGGGGGGCTATACTTCGGATGCTCATATTTCTGGAAACAGGCTTCGCTCCGCCTTATCTTCTTAAATATAAGTCTTCCACTGTAAACCAAATATGGAGAGGCCGCGCGGTGGAGCGACTGGGCGCTCGTTTGGATGGTGCGGAAAGGTTGGCagaaaaaaattagggttcggaaATCGGAACTGGGGACGCGGAATGCGCGAGGCTTCGACCAATCAGGCCATCCACCTCGTCCGTTCTTTCTTTCCGCTCGATACAGCCGGTACGGGTACGGCCAGTACATGGGAGGTGCTATACTTCGGATGCTCATATTTCTGGAAACAGGCTTCGCTCCGCCTTATCTTCTTAAATATAAGTCTTCCACTGTAAACCAAATATGGACGTGTATAGATGGATTTTAAGttgtagattcacttattttaCTTTGTATgtagtccataaaaaatctttACAAAGACTTATACTTCCTCTGTACAAAGTTGAGACATTTATTTAAAGATGAATggtgtatttaggaacggagggagtataaagcAACAACTCAACAGAGTACGCGGCTGAACGATACAAGATGAAGAGGTGATTCTCTTATAAAGTAGATCCCAAGATAATCAGATCACGCAGAACAACTACGCTACCAGAGAAGAACACATGGAAGATTGGATACAACGCCACACTACGCCCTAGCACACTTAAACTCCGTGATAATGCTCAAAGACGGCGTGAAAAGTCGACTGTCGAGTCCAAGGTGGACATGAGCTTTCGCTCGGAACCCTGACATCGTGAGAAGAATCGCGACGACGTCTTTTCAAGAAGAGACTGGCGCCCGCGGGCGTCGCCGCCGTTGCCGCCAAAAGCGCGGAGCTTTCACTCCACAGGTCAACCATGCCACACGAGGTCACCAAGACAAGCGCGACGATCCCAGGTTCCCAGATCTAGATCTGGGCGTCGTCACTGCCAACAACAGAGGACGGGCCCGAGCCACCTGACGCTACCCCTCGTCGCCCATAGGACCAAGAGggaagccgccgccgccaccataGTGCCCGTCGGAGAGCCAAACATGCAGCCCGCCATCCAAGGCCGCCGCCCCGGCATACCAAGTCCGACACACCGCCATCCAACCACTTCGCGGCATACTCACCACGGTAGGAAGAGCGACGACTCCATCCACTCCTAGCCCCGCATCAGCCATCGATTCTGGGTTAGCGCCTCCACCGTAGGAAGCGCCCACCTGCATCCCCAGCTAGCCCCGGTGGGCTAAGGGGGCACGAACCGATGACTGCCAACGGTCGTTGTCGAGCAAGCCTAGACTCGACCCTCTGGCCTCGGCCCAAGCAAGCATGCACAACGCCATGTCCATGGTATTTGGCGCGGATCCGACGGCAAGAGCAGTGATGTCACGACCACCACCTACTCCCACCGCACCCGCGAGAGAAAGACACCGCTCGCGAGCACATCCCGACCTGAGACCAACCTCACCTACCCGAAGCACCAGCTCCGATCTGCCTTAGGCACAGATCTAGCCCGCCCGAGCACGAACCCTAGCTCCAAGCCTTCCCCGTTGCACGCGCGGTCGGCACCACCAACACCTGCCCAACCCCGTGCACCGTCGGCTTGAACCCAAGAGAAGGAGAGTTGCCACCCTATGCTGCCTATAAAAGAAGCATCACACCCGTATCTACGACGCCGCTGCCGCCACAAGCACGCACCACCCACCATGCCCGAGAAGAACCAGCAGCGAGGAAAGCCACCATCGGCCACCCGGACCCTGCTGCCACCAGCGGCCACGGCAAGCAGGCTGCACCGCCGGTGCCCGAGATGACCACAGCCCGCACCGCTCGCCGAGGAGCTCTCCAAACCAATCCAGATCGGGATGAGCAAGCCACCCCCACCGGCGTGCATCACCATCCCTACGCCGCCCAGCACACGGACCACGTCCATGCCCCGCCGAGGCACGGCCGGAGAGCCGCCGCGCTATAGCACCCAGCGGCAGCGCCGCATCCCAACGCGGTTTctctgtgacgcccccgattcagtcgtacactaatcatacacgcaaacgtgtacgattaagatcagagactcacggaaagatatcacGATACAACTCTAAACACAAATAAAAGGATACAAGCTTCATATTATAAGCCAGCGgactcgagggctcgaatacaaatgcTCAACCATAAAcgagttagcggaagcaacaatatctgagtacaaataTAAGTTAAACAAGGTGTGATGTCTGCTACACAACTTTatccttgtagacgttgttgggcctccaagtgcagagttttgtaggacaatggcaattttccctcaagtggatgacctaaggtttaccaatctgtgggaggcatgggatgaagatggtctctctcaaacaaccctgtaaccaaataacaaagagtctcttgtgtccccaacacacccaatacaatggtaaattgtatatgtgcattagttcggtgaagagatggtgatacaagtgcaatatggatggtagatataggtttttgtaatctgaaatataaaaacagcaaggtaactggtaacaaaagtgagcgaaaacggtattgcaatgctcgAAAACAAGGCatatggttcatactttcactagtgcaagttctctcaacgaTGATAACATAATTAAATCATATGGCAATCCCTCAACGTTCGAAaaaaagtcactccaaagtttctatcgcggagaacataagatgaaatttcttgtagggtacgaaaccacctcaaagttattctttccggtcaatccattgagctattcctataagtgttaCAAACAGACCTAGAgtttgtagtaaaataacaccatatgacacacatcaatcaaccctaatgtcacctagatactccaatgtcaccacaagtatccatgggtcaattatacgatatgcatcaaacaacttcagattcataatattcaatccaacacaaagaacctcaaagagtgccccaagatttctactggagaaacaaggatgaaaacatgcatcaacccctatgcatagattacctcaatgtcacctcgggaatccgcaggttgagtgccaaaacatacatcaagtgaatcaatagaacaccccattatcaccacggttatcccacgcaagacatacatcaagtgttctcaaatccataatagtattcaatACTACTAgagtgaaacctcaaaggtaaaacacaattcatcacaagaagatagagggggagaaacaccatatgattcaactatagtagcaaagctcgcggtacatcaagatcatgccaaatcaagaacacgagagagagagagagagagatcaaacacatagctactgatacataccctcagccccgagggtgaactactccctcctcgtcatggagagcgccgggatgatgaagatggccacccaTGATGGCTTTGTAGCGCCctgag includes:
- the LOC125526563 gene encoding uncharacterized protein LOC125526563, whose translation is MLHSWRNLDHVPRSAYQFWIMARNIMGVKDKKKWGKPNWLCHITEGISREEKRWGTKEVLVRHPADNVRSTFIFKNSSHRDGAIYKRSFALRKLCRVTDRDETQLEPMMLSEPTDCFPDRERCCVHYKRPMMQIFSLKLASVSINTSSVELYGYIAVRDYVDSLLNYIVNRSRDDPIIAQQVHIITSIPHAVYF